One genomic region from Natrinema caseinilyticum encodes:
- a CDS encoding glutaredoxin family protein, with protein MADITMYDLPGCPFCARVRSKLDELGLDYDTIEVPRSHGDRTEVERISGQTGVPVITDESNGVDGMHESTDIVEYLEETYGDGSR; from the coding sequence ATGGCAGACATTACGATGTACGACCTCCCCGGCTGTCCGTTCTGTGCGAGGGTCCGCTCGAAACTCGACGAACTCGGTCTCGACTACGATACCATCGAAGTCCCCCGGTCACACGGCGATCGCACCGAGGTCGAGCGAATCAGCGGCCAGACGGGCGTACCCGTCATCACCGACGAATCGAACGGTGTCGATGGAATGCACGAGAGCACCGACATCGTCGAGTACTTAGAGGAGACGTACGGCGACGGCTCGAGGTAA
- a CDS encoding DUF7333 family protein, which translates to MDFDLPKTAAAFIVVIALGVGGLIGGGMMPTDTILMMVAPSMIVFGLLMLALGVKHGEYRAAGR; encoded by the coding sequence ATGGATTTCGACCTTCCAAAAACGGCGGCCGCGTTCATCGTCGTGATCGCACTCGGCGTCGGTGGCCTGATCGGCGGCGGGATGATGCCGACGGACACCATACTGATGATGGTTGCACCGTCGATGATCGTTTTCGGTCTGCTCATGCTCGCACTCGGCGTCAAACACGGCGAATATCGGGCTGCGGGCCGGTAA
- a CDS encoding phosphoadenosine phosphosulfate reductase family protein — protein MAENFPDYVDVDYTDGEGEDPADYPHIQEKIEKAIEVTREGLEAYENPAVMWTGGKDSTLTLYFIKEVADRFDLEVPPAVFIDHYQHFDKIHDFVDHWADEWDLEVIYARNEDVGAYVEEHDLEPGDDIEISDLSEHNQHHVENILEYDEEAFPFLLDTYVGNHLLKTVALNDALEEYDIDGVISGVRWDEQEARADETFFSPRHDPDIYPPHDRIQPILQFDEAAVWEAFWNFVVPDTVENFPEEGYVPESDDDLPAGVDQADVPISPKYFAGFRSLGSEVSTEKSDQEPAWLQDLEGTTERAGRAQDKEDLMERLRDLGYM, from the coding sequence ATGGCCGAGAACTTTCCCGACTACGTCGACGTCGACTATACGGACGGTGAAGGCGAAGACCCTGCGGATTACCCGCACATTCAGGAGAAGATCGAGAAGGCGATCGAAGTCACCCGCGAGGGCCTGGAGGCGTACGAGAACCCGGCGGTCATGTGGACCGGCGGCAAGGACTCGACGCTCACGCTGTATTTCATCAAGGAGGTCGCCGACCGCTTCGATCTCGAGGTCCCGCCCGCGGTGTTCATCGACCACTACCAGCACTTCGATAAGATCCACGACTTCGTCGACCATTGGGCCGACGAGTGGGATCTCGAGGTGATTTACGCTCGCAACGAGGACGTCGGCGCCTACGTCGAGGAACACGACCTCGAACCGGGCGACGATATCGAAATTTCGGACCTGTCCGAACACAACCAGCACCACGTGGAAAATATCCTCGAGTACGACGAGGAGGCGTTCCCGTTCCTGTTGGACACCTACGTCGGCAACCACTTGCTCAAAACGGTCGCGCTCAACGACGCGCTCGAGGAGTACGACATCGACGGCGTCATCTCCGGCGTCCGCTGGGACGAACAGGAGGCCCGCGCGGACGAGACGTTCTTCTCACCGCGTCACGACCCGGACATCTACCCGCCACACGATCGCATTCAGCCCATCCTGCAGTTCGACGAGGCGGCCGTCTGGGAGGCGTTCTGGAACTTCGTGGTGCCGGACACCGTCGAGAACTTCCCGGAGGAAGGCTACGTCCCCGAAAGCGACGACGACCTGCCGGCGGGCGTCGACCAGGCTGACGTCCCGATCTCGCCGAAGTACTTCGCCGGCTTCCGATCGCTGGGCAGCGAAGTCAGCACCGAGAAGAGCGACCAGGAACCCGCCTGGCTCCAGGATCTCGAGGGGACGACCGAGCGCGCGGGACGCGCCCAGGACAAGGAAGACCTGATGGAGCGCCTGCGCGATCTGGGTTACATGTAG
- a CDS encoding transcriptional regulator — translation MSRSALVGNVTAMLEDAGFVVSDRCAIRPKSFDIAARRGEDLILVKILANIDAFNEATGHEMRRLGTYLQATPLVIGLRSRDEDLKPDVVYFRHGVPVFSPDTAYNLFIESVPPLIYAAPGGLYVNIDGDLLADERQDRDWSLGQLASELGVSRRTVSKYEDGMNASVEVAMALEELFDAPLTSPVDVLEGADEVHESEATPDDPEADPDDEQVVAVLTRAGYRVHPTVRSPFTAVSEDEDDSDVVLTGHSKFTKAAEKRARIMSSIGNVTRTRSVYVVDRAKRESVDGTALVERDELAQLRNADELRDVIRERSEREEAA, via the coding sequence ATGTCCCGTTCGGCACTGGTCGGCAACGTTACCGCGATGCTAGAGGACGCGGGATTCGTGGTCAGCGACCGGTGTGCGATCCGGCCGAAGAGTTTCGATATCGCTGCACGGCGCGGCGAAGATCTGATCCTGGTCAAGATCCTCGCGAACATCGACGCGTTCAACGAGGCGACGGGCCACGAGATGCGACGGCTGGGAACCTACCTCCAGGCGACGCCGCTGGTAATCGGCCTCCGCAGTCGCGACGAGGATCTCAAGCCGGACGTCGTCTACTTCCGCCACGGCGTCCCCGTCTTCAGTCCAGATACGGCGTACAACCTGTTTATCGAGAGCGTCCCACCGTTGATTTACGCCGCTCCGGGCGGCCTCTACGTCAACATCGATGGTGACCTGCTGGCCGACGAACGCCAGGACCGCGACTGGAGTCTGGGCCAACTCGCCAGTGAACTCGGCGTCTCACGTCGGACCGTCTCGAAGTACGAAGACGGCATGAACGCGTCCGTCGAAGTCGCGATGGCGCTCGAGGAACTGTTCGACGCGCCATTGACCAGCCCCGTCGACGTTCTCGAGGGGGCGGACGAGGTCCACGAGAGCGAGGCGACGCCCGACGATCCGGAAGCGGATCCGGACGACGAACAGGTCGTCGCCGTCCTCACCCGGGCCGGGTACCGGGTTCACCCGACGGTTCGGTCGCCGTTTACGGCGGTCAGCGAGGACGAAGACGACAGCGACGTCGTCCTCACCGGTCACTCGAAGTTTACGAAGGCCGCGGAGAAACGCGCACGGATCATGAGTTCGATCGGCAACGTCACCCGCACGCGATCGGTCTACGTCGTCGACCGGGCGAAACGTGAGTCCGTCGATGGCACTGCGCTGGTCGAACGCGACGAACTCGCGCAACTCCGCAACGCAGACGAACTGCGAGACGTCATCCGGGAACGCTCCGAACGAGAGGAGGCTGCCTGA
- a CDS encoding proteasome assembly chaperone family protein, which produces MPEIRQQGPDVELENPTLVEGFPGVGLVGKLAADHLVTQLDMRYYASVHCDGLARIGVYRGGNRTARPPVRLYVSEDHDLLVLQSDAPIGSAAIGNVADCLTGWIIDRGATPVYLSGLPAERDEETRPDIYGIATADGGDRLETADVPIPPEDGVITGPTGALIDAAAREGYDTLGLIVQCDPQFPDPQAASVLLEDGIGPITGLDIDVQDLIDHAEEIRAKRERLARQMQAIGQEESTQAQPLRMYQ; this is translated from the coding sequence ATGCCAGAGATTCGCCAGCAGGGACCGGACGTCGAACTCGAGAACCCCACGCTCGTGGAGGGATTCCCGGGCGTCGGCCTCGTGGGAAAGCTCGCGGCCGATCACCTCGTTACGCAACTGGATATGCGCTACTACGCGAGCGTCCATTGCGACGGACTGGCCAGGATCGGCGTCTACCGCGGCGGTAACCGAACCGCGCGCCCGCCGGTGCGCCTCTACGTCAGCGAGGACCACGACTTGCTCGTCCTCCAGAGCGACGCGCCGATCGGTTCGGCGGCCATCGGGAACGTCGCCGACTGCCTGACCGGTTGGATCATCGACCGGGGGGCCACGCCGGTATATCTCAGCGGACTGCCGGCCGAACGCGACGAGGAGACCCGACCGGATATCTACGGCATCGCGACCGCCGACGGTGGCGACCGGCTCGAGACGGCCGACGTTCCGATCCCGCCGGAAGACGGCGTCATCACCGGTCCGACGGGGGCGCTCATCGACGCCGCTGCACGAGAGGGCTACGACACGCTGGGCCTCATCGTCCAGTGTGACCCCCAGTTCCCCGATCCGCAGGCAGCGAGCGTTCTCCTCGAAGACGGGATCGGCCCGATCACCGGCCTCGATATCGACGTCCAGGACCTCATCGACCACGCGGAGGAGATCCGTGCGAAGCGAGAGCGACTGGCGCGGCAGATGCAGGCGATCGGCCAGGAGGAGAGCACCCAGGCCCAGCCACTGCGAATGTACCAGTAG
- a CDS encoding NCS2 family permease codes for MGSVDQLGAYFGFDEHDTDFKTELIAGMTTFLAMSYIIVVNPSILMTAIMGFNEEGQMNAETTINGAVYSANEVFQMLAISTILASVVAMLVMAFYAKRPFGLAPGMGLNAFFTFTVVIGLGVPWQTALAAVFVEGIIFIFLTAVGARKYIINLFPKPVKFSVGAGIGVFLLFIGLQEMQLVASDPATMVTLGSIAQNPAAVLAVAGLFLTFVLWARGVKGAIIVGIFTTAVAGWALLYAGVASASALAPSTLLTQEGTVSFESVTSPHYDITPLVGAFIDGLSDIEPLTFALVVFTFFFVDFFDTAGTLIGVSQFGGFLDEDGELPEIEKPLMADAVGTTVGAMIGTSTVTTYIESSAGVEEGGSTGFTALVVAVLFAVSLVAVPVVAAIPAYASYIALVAVGIMMLRGVLDIDWQDPAWAISAGLTITVMPLTYSISNGLAAGIIAFPLIKTAMGEYEDVQFGQWVLAIVLVGYFYVSTSGMLG; via the coding sequence ATGGGGTCCGTAGATCAACTCGGAGCGTATTTCGGATTCGACGAACACGATACAGACTTCAAAACAGAATTGATCGCGGGGATGACGACGTTCTTGGCGATGTCGTACATCATCGTCGTCAACCCGTCGATCCTGATGACGGCGATAATGGGCTTCAACGAAGAGGGCCAGATGAACGCGGAGACGACCATCAATGGGGCCGTCTACAGCGCGAACGAAGTGTTTCAGATGCTCGCCATCTCGACGATTCTCGCATCGGTCGTCGCGATGCTCGTCATGGCGTTCTACGCAAAACGTCCGTTCGGACTCGCGCCCGGTATGGGCCTCAACGCGTTCTTTACCTTCACCGTCGTCATCGGACTGGGTGTTCCGTGGCAGACGGCACTCGCGGCGGTCTTCGTGGAAGGGATCATCTTCATCTTCCTCACCGCCGTCGGGGCTCGAAAGTACATCATCAATCTCTTCCCAAAGCCGGTGAAATTCTCGGTCGGCGCGGGTATCGGTGTCTTCCTCCTGTTCATCGGTCTTCAGGAAATGCAACTCGTCGCGTCCGACCCGGCGACCATGGTTACGCTGGGGAGCATCGCGCAGAACCCCGCCGCAGTGCTCGCCGTGGCCGGACTCTTCCTGACGTTCGTCCTCTGGGCACGCGGTGTGAAAGGGGCGATCATCGTCGGTATCTTCACCACGGCGGTCGCCGGGTGGGCGCTCCTGTACGCCGGCGTCGCGTCCGCGAGCGCACTCGCACCGTCGACACTTCTCACCCAGGAGGGAACGGTCAGCTTCGAGTCCGTGACGTCGCCGCACTACGATATCACACCGCTGGTCGGCGCGTTCATCGACGGCCTGAGCGATATCGAACCGCTCACGTTCGCGCTCGTCGTGTTCACGTTCTTCTTCGTCGACTTCTTCGACACCGCCGGGACGCTCATCGGCGTGTCGCAATTCGGCGGGTTCCTGGACGAGGATGGCGAGTTGCCCGAGATCGAGAAACCGCTCATGGCCGACGCAGTCGGGACGACGGTCGGTGCGATGATCGGAACGTCGACCGTGACGACCTACATCGAGTCCTCCGCCGGGGTCGAAGAAGGCGGCAGCACCGGATTCACCGCCCTCGTCGTCGCGGTTTTGTTCGCGGTATCGCTCGTCGCAGTGCCGGTCGTCGCAGCGATCCCCGCGTACGCGTCGTACATCGCGCTCGTCGCCGTCGGTATCATGATGCTCCGGGGAGTCCTCGACATCGACTGGCAGGACCCCGCGTGGGCCATCTCAGCCGGCCTGACGATCACCGTCATGCCGCTGACGTACTCGATTTCGAACGGCCTGGCGGCGGGTATCATCGCGTTCCCGCTCATCAAAACGGCGATGGGCGAATACGAGGACGTCCAGTTCGGGCAGTGGGTTCTCGCGATCGTCCTCGTGGGCTACTTCTACGTGTCCACGAGCGGCATGCTCGGTTGA
- a CDS encoding potassium channel family protein — protein sequence MKFVIMGYGRVGSRTATILLEEGHEVVIVDSDIDRIERAADAGFETVQGDGSDEDVLVEAGIEIAHAIGAFTPDLNVNFAACMVGTHHGCRTVLRIDEDYREDIYEKYAEEVDEIIYPERLGAAGAKTALLGGDFNVVADLAENLQLTVLEIKDGSPAVGKRMSELELPESARIYAHGRAREPLTIPLPGTELAVGDEVAVITETERADEVRSSLMPARP from the coding sequence ATGAAGTTTGTTATCATGGGATACGGTCGAGTCGGATCGCGCACGGCGACGATCCTCCTCGAAGAGGGCCACGAGGTCGTGATCGTCGACAGCGACATCGACCGGATCGAACGGGCCGCCGACGCCGGATTCGAGACGGTGCAGGGGGACGGGTCCGACGAAGACGTACTCGTCGAGGCGGGGATCGAAATTGCTCACGCGATCGGTGCGTTCACCCCGGATCTCAACGTCAATTTCGCGGCCTGTATGGTCGGGACGCACCACGGTTGTCGGACCGTTTTGCGGATCGACGAGGACTACCGCGAAGACATCTACGAAAAGTACGCCGAGGAAGTCGACGAGATCATCTATCCCGAACGTCTCGGCGCAGCGGGTGCGAAGACGGCCTTGCTCGGCGGCGACTTCAACGTCGTCGCGGACCTCGCAGAGAATCTGCAACTGACCGTCCTCGAGATCAAAGACGGGTCGCCGGCGGTCGGCAAGCGGATGAGTGAACTCGAGTTACCCGAATCCGCCCGGATATACGCCCACGGCCGGGCTCGCGAACCACTGACGATTCCGCTACCGGGGACGGAACTCGCCGTCGGCGACGAGGTCGCGGTCATCACTGAAACCGAGCGAGCGGACGAGGTTCGGTCGTCCCTGATGCCCGCTCGTCCGTAA
- a CDS encoding tRNA(Ile)(2)-agmatinylcytidine synthase: protein MTIVGIDDTDSRERGMCTTYVATEIADHLRKRCSTGGSSIVSRTLLVRLNPAVEYKTRGNAALAIHTDCDPEVAFTIARERLEELAETADDRTNPGLVVADLDPDERDTPADVERFAHAAIRDHLAIADAVALLERHEYRSWYAGDGRGRIGALAAIGAWGSLEEWTYEYISYRESDRWGTPREVERESVFAAADWGYPDVWDTVDRGESETVCVPHTPGPILHGIRGDDPDAVRSVAERTECEPVAESQLFVTNQGTDGHLQPGGIGTVEDGRAYRLEGRVATDPETRRGGHVFLDLDAPTAGTPVDAEGPPERLTCAAFEPTKRFRDRVRSLRMGDRITACGEVSDGTLKLEKIAVRDLVKTERVTPPCPDCGRTMESAGRNQGYRCRDCGTSRTEKAHRPLERDLEPGWYEVPPCARRHISKPLVRGGFDAPTHPER from the coding sequence ATGACTATCGTGGGGATCGACGATACCGACTCGCGCGAGCGGGGGATGTGTACGACCTACGTCGCCACAGAGATCGCCGACCACCTCCGCAAGCGTTGCTCCACGGGCGGCTCTTCGATCGTCTCGAGGACTCTTCTCGTCCGTCTCAACCCGGCTGTCGAGTACAAGACGCGGGGGAACGCCGCACTGGCGATCCACACCGACTGCGATCCCGAGGTGGCGTTTACGATCGCACGCGAGCGACTCGAGGAGCTGGCCGAAACGGCGGACGACCGAACGAATCCCGGTCTGGTCGTCGCGGACCTCGATCCCGACGAACGCGACACGCCCGCCGACGTCGAGCGATTCGCGCACGCGGCGATCCGCGATCACCTGGCGATAGCCGACGCCGTGGCACTGCTCGAGCGACACGAGTATCGATCGTGGTACGCCGGCGACGGCCGGGGACGGATCGGCGCGCTGGCCGCGATCGGCGCCTGGGGGTCGCTCGAAGAGTGGACGTACGAGTACATCTCCTACCGCGAGTCAGACCGCTGGGGGACGCCGCGTGAAGTCGAACGCGAGAGCGTCTTCGCGGCGGCCGACTGGGGCTATCCCGACGTCTGGGATACGGTCGACCGCGGCGAGAGCGAAACCGTTTGCGTCCCTCACACGCCGGGTCCGATCCTGCACGGGATTCGCGGCGACGATCCGGACGCGGTCCGGTCCGTCGCCGAACGCACCGAGTGCGAACCGGTCGCCGAGAGCCAGTTGTTCGTCACCAATCAGGGGACGGACGGTCACCTCCAACCCGGCGGGATCGGAACCGTCGAAGACGGTCGGGCCTACCGGCTCGAGGGCCGAGTCGCGACCGACCCGGAGACCCGTCGGGGCGGTCACGTCTTCCTCGACCTCGACGCACCGACCGCCGGGACGCCAGTAGACGCCGAAGGGCCACCGGAGCGGCTCACGTGTGCAGCCTTCGAACCGACGAAGCGCTTCAGGGATCGCGTTCGATCGCTCCGGATGGGCGATCGAATCACCGCCTGCGGTGAGGTGTCCGACGGCACGCTCAAACTCGAGAAGATCGCCGTCCGCGACCTCGTCAAAACCGAGCGAGTGACCCCGCCCTGCCCCGACTGCGGACGGACGATGGAGAGCGCCGGACGGAACCAGGGCTATCGCTGCCGCGACTGTGGAACGTCGCGGACGGAGAAGGCCCACCGACCGCTCGAACGCGACCTCGAGCCCGGTTGGTACGAGGTCCCGCCGTGTGCGCGCCGACACATCTCGAAGCCGCTCGTCCGGGGCGGATTCGACGCACCGACTCATCCCGAGCGGTGA
- a CDS encoding aldo/keto reductase produces METEDADVIAPETCPRTDGMPMLGLGTWENEDATQCAESVRTALETGYRHIDTAQAYGNEAAVGDGIAAADVDREDVFLATKIWISNLAHDDVLETARESLDRLGVDYLDLLYVHWPSRTYDAEETLAAFAELYNEGLIDNVGVSNFEPEQLEVAVDVCDAPIFANQVEFHPLLPQESVRETCDNLDVDVVGYSPLARGRIIDQPEIQSIAEKHDVTEAQVSLAWAREKDVTAIPKATSANHIADNWGSLTVDLDREDINTIDAIDETSRQVDPGFAPWN; encoded by the coding sequence ATGGAAACAGAAGACGCCGACGTGATCGCTCCCGAAACGTGCCCACGGACCGACGGAATGCCGATGCTCGGCCTCGGAACCTGGGAGAACGAGGACGCCACGCAGTGCGCCGAGAGCGTCCGAACCGCTCTCGAGACCGGCTACCGCCACATCGACACCGCCCAGGCGTACGGCAACGAAGCCGCCGTCGGCGACGGCATCGCGGCCGCCGACGTCGATCGCGAAGACGTCTTCCTCGCGACCAAGATCTGGATATCGAATCTGGCTCACGACGACGTCCTCGAGACGGCTCGAGAGAGCCTCGACCGACTCGGCGTCGACTATCTCGACCTCCTGTACGTCCACTGGCCGTCCAGGACCTACGACGCCGAGGAGACCCTCGCCGCGTTCGCGGAACTCTACAACGAGGGACTGATCGACAACGTCGGCGTCAGTAATTTCGAACCCGAACAACTCGAGGTCGCAGTCGACGTCTGCGACGCGCCGATCTTCGCGAATCAGGTCGAGTTCCATCCGCTGCTCCCCCAGGAATCGGTCCGGGAAACCTGCGACAACCTGGACGTCGACGTCGTCGGCTACTCGCCGCTGGCGCGCGGCCGAATCATCGACCAGCCCGAGATACAGTCGATCGCCGAGAAACACGACGTGACCGAGGCCCAGGTCAGTCTCGCCTGGGCTCGCGAGAAGGACGTTACTGCGATCCCGAAAGCGACCAGTGCGAACCACATCGCCGATAATTGGGGATCGCTCACCGTGGACCTCGACCGAGAGGATATCAACACGATTGATGCCATCGACGAAACGAGCCGTCAGGTCGACCCGGGATTCGCGCCCTGGAACTGA
- a CDS encoding DUF7122 family protein, translated as MTDGRDGGDPETNVGDRFDRVPESEADRTVEGRATRTAIVDYFADRFGIPPETFDDYTFWEKGAGKIWIYRGEAPSPIEIEAIGMTCLRTRQEHWKPTTDFVQRFGRVATECVIELERDEARRFAAGEDQDLEWGGDWGYLIAAHDVAGEREPLGVGLFVHGELRSMVPKGRQRTLES; from the coding sequence ATGACCGACGGACGCGACGGTGGCGATCCGGAGACGAACGTGGGCGATCGATTCGACCGGGTGCCCGAGAGCGAGGCGGACCGCACCGTCGAGGGCCGGGCCACGCGGACGGCGATCGTCGACTACTTCGCGGATCGGTTCGGCATTCCACCGGAGACGTTCGACGACTACACGTTCTGGGAGAAGGGCGCGGGGAAAATCTGGATCTACCGCGGGGAGGCCCCGTCACCGATCGAAATCGAAGCGATCGGGATGACCTGTCTACGGACTCGGCAGGAACACTGGAAGCCCACGACGGACTTCGTCCAGCGCTTCGGGCGGGTGGCGACCGAGTGCGTAATCGAACTCGAGCGCGACGAGGCCCGACGGTTCGCCGCGGGCGAGGACCAGGATCTCGAGTGGGGCGGCGACTGGGGGTATCTCATCGCCGCTCACGACGTCGCGGGCGAACGCGAACCGCTCGGCGTCGGCCTGTTCGTCCACGGCGAACTCCGCTCGATGGTGCCGAAAGGTCGGCAGCGAACCCTCGAGTCGTAA
- a CDS encoding RsmB/NOP family class I SAM-dependent RNA methyltransferase, with protein sequence MEPLERYRSIIDDFDAFRAACKRPLGNAVRVNTIKASVDRTTAALEREGVGYEQADWNPRVLRLETDSPGSTWTSFHGFTHGQEEVSAVPPVVLDPEPGERVWDSCAAPGGKTTQLAARMDDRGTVVANDNNLGRISALRFNAERLGATSLAVTNADARTYSLERFDFDAFDRALVDAPCSCEGTIRKNPDALDNWSEGHISSVSGIQKGILRRAVQATRTGGVVVYSTCTFAPEENEAVVQHALETESCRLVDFELELEHSPGLTAWEDEDFDSSLERATRIYPHQNDTGGFFVAKLEVTAE encoded by the coding sequence ATGGAGCCACTCGAGCGGTATCGATCGATCATCGACGATTTCGACGCGTTCCGTGCGGCCTGTAAGCGGCCGCTCGGCAACGCCGTCCGCGTGAACACGATCAAGGCCTCGGTCGACCGGACGACCGCAGCCCTCGAGCGAGAGGGGGTCGGGTACGAGCAAGCGGACTGGAATCCGCGGGTTCTGCGCCTCGAAACCGATTCGCCCGGATCGACGTGGACGTCCTTTCACGGGTTCACGCACGGCCAGGAGGAGGTTTCGGCCGTCCCGCCGGTCGTCCTCGATCCCGAACCGGGCGAGCGAGTCTGGGATTCTTGTGCCGCCCCCGGTGGAAAGACGACACAACTCGCGGCGCGCATGGACGACCGCGGAACGGTCGTCGCAAACGACAACAACCTGGGACGCATCTCGGCGCTGCGATTCAACGCGGAGCGCCTCGGTGCGACCAGCCTCGCGGTGACGAACGCCGACGCACGGACGTACTCGCTCGAGCGGTTCGACTTCGACGCGTTCGACCGGGCCCTGGTCGACGCACCCTGTTCGTGCGAGGGAACGATCCGCAAGAACCCCGACGCGCTCGACAACTGGTCCGAGGGACACATTTCCTCCGTCTCCGGGATACAGAAAGGGATCCTCCGGCGAGCCGTGCAGGCGACTCGAACGGGCGGCGTCGTCGTCTATTCGACGTGTACGTTCGCCCCCGAGGAGAACGAGGCGGTCGTCCAGCACGCCCTCGAGACCGAATCGTGTCGCCTCGTCGATTTCGAACTCGAACTCGAGCACTCCCCGGGCCTGACGGCGTGGGAGGACGAGGACTTCGATTCGAGTCTCGAGCGAGCGACCCGGATCTATCCACACCAGAACGACACCGGCGGCTTTTTCGTCGCGAAACTGGAGGTGACCGCGGAATGA
- a CDS encoding amidase, producing the protein MSRETELTRLSASELASRIRDEELTATEVVEAHIERIEERDDEINAFVTVCEDEALEAAAEADRALEAGEDVGPLHGVPLALKDLGAEKAGIRHTYGSALFEDYVSERTAATVERLENAGAIVIGKTNTPELGHKGTTDNEVIGPTASPIDTDLNAGGSSGGSAAALSARMAPIATGSDAGGSLRIPAAACGVYGFKPTFGLVPDDGRPSAFGREPQHTTKGPMTRTVADAALLLSVMDGPHPADPNSVPAEIAYRDALERSIDGYRIAYSPDLDVFPVADEVRAVVDEAVDALANAGATVDTVTVGHDYSMAELSEAAMPTYTSSVFESATVMEASHGVDFRERSEEVSDSLLAMLHIGDEYDTEDVARSGIVRTGVYDAVQDVLADYDLLVAPTLSRGDVGLQEDLGAEAWEWPMTWPFNWTGHPVASAPAGLTDRDHPVGLQLVGRRFEDDTVLAASAALERERPWDHLYQ; encoded by the coding sequence ATGTCACGCGAGACGGAACTCACACGACTTTCGGCGTCGGAACTGGCGAGCCGAATTCGAGACGAGGAGTTGACGGCGACCGAAGTCGTCGAAGCCCACATCGAACGGATCGAAGAGCGAGACGACGAGATCAACGCCTTCGTCACGGTCTGTGAAGACGAGGCCCTTGAGGCCGCTGCCGAAGCCGACCGGGCGCTCGAGGCGGGCGAGGACGTCGGGCCGCTCCACGGCGTCCCGCTGGCGTTGAAAGACCTCGGGGCCGAAAAGGCGGGGATCCGGCACACGTACGGCTCGGCGCTGTTCGAGGACTACGTCTCCGAACGAACGGCTGCGACAGTCGAGCGCCTCGAGAACGCCGGCGCCATCGTGATCGGAAAGACGAACACGCCGGAGCTGGGACACAAGGGCACGACGGACAACGAGGTGATCGGCCCGACGGCGTCGCCGATCGACACCGATCTCAACGCGGGCGGCTCCTCCGGCGGTTCCGCCGCGGCGCTGTCCGCTCGCATGGCACCGATCGCGACGGGCAGCGACGCGGGAGGCTCGCTTCGCATTCCGGCCGCGGCCTGCGGCGTCTACGGGTTCAAACCGACGTTCGGGCTGGTGCCCGACGACGGTCGGCCGAGCGCGTTCGGCCGCGAACCCCAGCACACGACGAAGGGGCCGATGACCCGCACCGTCGCAGATGCAGCCCTCCTCCTCTCCGTCATGGACGGTCCGCACCCGGCCGATCCGAACAGCGTTCCCGCCGAGATAGCGTATCGAGACGCACTCGAACGGTCGATCGACGGGTATCGTATCGCGTACAGTCCTGACCTCGACGTCTTCCCGGTCGCGGACGAGGTGCGGGCGGTCGTCGACGAGGCGGTCGATGCGCTCGCGAACGCCGGTGCGACGGTCGATACGGTGACCGTCGGCCACGACTATTCGATGGCGGAGTTGAGCGAGGCGGCGATGCCGACGTACACGTCGTCCGTCTTCGAATCTGCGACAGTGATGGAAGCGTCCCACGGCGTCGACTTTCGAGAGCGGTCCGAGGAGGTTTCCGACAGCCTGCTGGCGATGCTCCACATCGGCGACGAGTACGACACCGAGGACGTCGCCCGATCGGGCATCGTCCGAACCGGCGTCTACGACGCCGTCCAGGACGTGCTGGCCGACTACGATCTGCTCGTCGCGCCGACGCTCTCGCGAGGGGACGTCGGACTGCAGGAGGATCTCGGCGCAGAGGCCTGGGAGTGGCCGATGACGTGGCCGTTCAACTGGACCGGCCATCCGGTCGCCTCCGCGCCCGCCGGACTGACGGACCGCGACCATCCCGTCGGCCTCCAGTTGGTCGGCCGCCGATTCGAAGACGACACCGTCCTCGCCGCGAGCGCGGCACTCGAGCGGGAACGTCCCTGGGACCACCTGTACCAATAA